The following are encoded in a window of Phragmites australis chromosome 22, lpPhrAust1.1, whole genome shotgun sequence genomic DNA:
- the LOC133904668 gene encoding uncharacterized protein LOC133904668 isoform X1, whose translation MSSLEEPLGLGDLPKLSINRLERFSSPSVYRARADDCNSAKYNNSCNGSTQMVFHRNSHPWHLQCRNASSSCDGVELRDLPRKVLWGLPKFVKIVEVGPRDGLQNEQGNVPTSVKIQLIHKLVAAGLSVVEATSFVSPKWVPQLSDAKDVLNGILQVPNVRFPVLTPNLRGFEAAVAAGAKEIAVFASASESFSKSNINCTIEESLVRYRDVTSAAKKHRLRIRGYVSCVVGCPVEGAIHPSKVAYVAKELYNMGCSDISLGDTIGVGTPGSVVAMLEAVMSFVPVDKIAVHFHDTRGQALANILVSLQMGISIVDSSVSGLGGCPYAKGATGNVATEDVVYMLHGLGIETNVDLSKLMEAGDYISKHLGRPLGSKTATALRKLTN comes from the exons ATGTCGAGCCTTGAGGAGCCGCTTGGTCTCGGGGACCTGCCAAAGTTGAGTATTAACAGACTTGAGAGGTTCTCCTCGCCAAGTGTTTATAGGGCAAGAGCTGATGACTGTAACAGCGCCAA GTACAACAACTCCTGCAATGGTAGCACTCAGATGGTCTTCCATCGCAATTCTCACCCATGGCATCTGCAATGCCGTAATGCCAGTTCATCCTGTGATGGAGTGGAGCTTAGAGATCTTCCTCGCAAG GTTCTGTGGGGTCTACCAAAGTTTGTGAAGATAGTTGAAGTTGGACCAAGAGACGGCCTGCAAAATGAACAAGGCAATGTACCAACATCTGTAAAGATCCAGCTGATACACAAATTAGTGGCTGCAGGTTTATCAGTAGTTGAAGCCACAAGTTTTGTTTCACCAAAATGGGTGCCGCAG CTATCTGATGCAAAGGATGTACTCAATGGGATCCTGCAAGTGCCAAATGTGCGGTTTCCAGTGTTAACTCCTAACCTCAGA GGATTTGAGGCTGCTGTTGCAGCTGGTGCAAAAGAAATTGCAGTTTTTGCATCTGCCTCTGAATCCTTCTCTAAGTCGAACATTAACTGTACCATTGAGGAAAGCCTTGTTAGGTACCGTGATGTTACTTCTGCTGCCAAGAAACATAGGCTACGTATCCGCGG GTATGTTTCATGTGTGGTTGGTTGCCCTGTTGAAGGCGCAATACATCCATCGAAGGTGGCATATGTAGCTAAGGAGCTTTATAACATGGGATGCTCGGATATTTCACTTGGAGACACAATTGGTGTTGGTACACCAG GTAGTGTAGTTGCTATGCTTGAAGCTGTCATGTCCTTTGTTCCAGTAGACAAGATTGCTGTTCATTTCCATGATACACGCGGCCAAGCCCTTGCAAACATCCTAGTCTCCCTTCAA ATGGGGATCAGCATAGTGGACTCATCAGTTTCAGGCCTGGGAGGGTGCCCGTACGCGAAGGGTGCTACTGGCAATGTCGCCACCGAGGACGTCGTGTACATGCTCCATGGCCTGGGGATAGAGACCAACGTCGACCTCAGCAAGCTCATGGAGGCTGGCGATTACATCTCCAAGCATCTAGGAAGGCCTTTGGGCTCCAAGACTGCTACCGCTCTGCGCAAGCTAACCAACTGA
- the LOC133904668 gene encoding hydroxymethylglutaryl-CoA lyase, mitochondrial-like isoform X2 — protein sequence MVFHRNSHPWHLQCRNASSSCDGVELRDLPRKVLWGLPKFVKIVEVGPRDGLQNEQGNVPTSVKIQLIHKLVAAGLSVVEATSFVSPKWVPQLSDAKDVLNGILQVPNVRFPVLTPNLRGFEAAVAAGAKEIAVFASASESFSKSNINCTIEESLVRYRDVTSAAKKHRLRIRGYVSCVVGCPVEGAIHPSKVAYVAKELYNMGCSDISLGDTIGVGTPGSVVAMLEAVMSFVPVDKIAVHFHDTRGQALANILVSLQMGISIVDSSVSGLGGCPYAKGATGNVATEDVVYMLHGLGIETNVDLSKLMEAGDYISKHLGRPLGSKTATALRKLTN from the exons ATGGTCTTCCATCGCAATTCTCACCCATGGCATCTGCAATGCCGTAATGCCAGTTCATCCTGTGATGGAGTGGAGCTTAGAGATCTTCCTCGCAAG GTTCTGTGGGGTCTACCAAAGTTTGTGAAGATAGTTGAAGTTGGACCAAGAGACGGCCTGCAAAATGAACAAGGCAATGTACCAACATCTGTAAAGATCCAGCTGATACACAAATTAGTGGCTGCAGGTTTATCAGTAGTTGAAGCCACAAGTTTTGTTTCACCAAAATGGGTGCCGCAG CTATCTGATGCAAAGGATGTACTCAATGGGATCCTGCAAGTGCCAAATGTGCGGTTTCCAGTGTTAACTCCTAACCTCAGA GGATTTGAGGCTGCTGTTGCAGCTGGTGCAAAAGAAATTGCAGTTTTTGCATCTGCCTCTGAATCCTTCTCTAAGTCGAACATTAACTGTACCATTGAGGAAAGCCTTGTTAGGTACCGTGATGTTACTTCTGCTGCCAAGAAACATAGGCTACGTATCCGCGG GTATGTTTCATGTGTGGTTGGTTGCCCTGTTGAAGGCGCAATACATCCATCGAAGGTGGCATATGTAGCTAAGGAGCTTTATAACATGGGATGCTCGGATATTTCACTTGGAGACACAATTGGTGTTGGTACACCAG GTAGTGTAGTTGCTATGCTTGAAGCTGTCATGTCCTTTGTTCCAGTAGACAAGATTGCTGTTCATTTCCATGATACACGCGGCCAAGCCCTTGCAAACATCCTAGTCTCCCTTCAA ATGGGGATCAGCATAGTGGACTCATCAGTTTCAGGCCTGGGAGGGTGCCCGTACGCGAAGGGTGCTACTGGCAATGTCGCCACCGAGGACGTCGTGTACATGCTCCATGGCCTGGGGATAGAGACCAACGTCGACCTCAGCAAGCTCATGGAGGCTGGCGATTACATCTCCAAGCATCTAGGAAGGCCTTTGGGCTCCAAGACTGCTACCGCTCTGCGCAAGCTAACCAACTGA